One genomic window of Bactrocera dorsalis isolate Fly_Bdor chromosome 4, ASM2337382v1, whole genome shotgun sequence includes the following:
- the LOC105230358 gene encoding uncharacterized protein LOC105230358 — protein sequence MHWSWIHFFVLATGVLHNIHLGYGWKPIVGGSITTSFNLQQSHPGSATSAKTLTLGSSSAESAEYSTSPLLPQKSASKVLSGVSDAIAISAPLTALPGSHTGLKFETDEFEYERDLFGGADFGEDHCAVKKFAFNHDGTVAYDNDLPDLSQFTICFWSRYTNHSGDHVLLTYSVKDEPREFQFWVSNSQNSSFISMAIKGQQIYRLNYPLRVRQWHHQCSSWNGKTGEWQVWVKSERIGRGFNNALVSHTIPAKGKLFSGGPSPTGILSQGLHFEITLVQIYHIALSAGKAHRDHKHHHVHHFDHEGQELSTTTRAPPAINRPLPMHSLLASGQIPTRVRLNLAQPPQQPQQLLMQPQPTIPTQTVPHLQSGDNTLFPLSDQQQAVTINTNFVNGQINTGSRLVSQQLLGHIGQPNAALALRPKTVQTSSTTREFSTLNNPANVQFIDETETRIIFKRHAKTNNTNTLFGQKVVRKRAASPRRRQALDQTSKNLQKRGLVLLEDGSVVDDPLFGNSFKYDGLADFGGQQFKQDLTQKMNIEDEIQEHDREPAEEEVKAVMALCSACDTEPFQGAIVFAWKNVKEQMDNTLKGLSVGGCGNF from the exons ATGCATTGGAGTTGGATACATTTCTTTGTCCTCGCGACAGGAGTACTACATAACATTCATTTAGGTTATGGCTGGAAACCTATAGTGGGTGGTTCAATTACCACCTCCTTCAATCTGCAGCAATCCCATCCAGGTTCAGCGACAAGCGCTAAAACATTAACTCTTGGTAGTAGCTCGGCTGAGAGTGCTGAGTATTCGACGTCGCCCTTACTTCCTCAGAAGTCCGCGAGCAAGGTGTTAAGTGGTGTTAGTGATGCCATCGCTATATCAGCACCTTTGACAGCACTTCCAGGATCACATACTGGACTGAAGTTTGAAACCGACGAATTTGAATATGAACGCGATTTATTCGGTGGTGCTGATTTTGGAGAG GATCACTGCGCTGTAAAAAAATTCGCCTTCAATCACGATGGTACCGTTGCATACGATAATGATTTACCAGACTTGAGTCAATTCACGATTTGTTTCTGGTCACGATATACAAATCATAGTGGCGATCACGTATTATTAACTTATTCGG TTAAGGATGAACCGCGCGAGTTCCAGTTTTGGGTTTCGAACTCACAAAATTCCAGTTTTATTTCAATGGCCATAAAAGGTCAACAAATATATAG GCTCAATTATCCATTACGTGTGCGTCAATGGCATCATCAGTGTTCGTCTTGGAACGGGAAAACAGGTGAATGGCAGGTTTGGGTGAAATCGGAGCGTATTGGACGTGGTTTTAACAACGCG TTGGTTAGCCATACCATTCCCGCTAAAGGCAAACTCTTTTCGGGCGGACCATCGCCAACGGGTATTCTATCTCAGGGCTTACATTTTGAGATCACTTTGGTACAGATATATCACATTGCGCTGAGCGCGGGTAAAGCGCACCGCGATCACAAGCATCATCACGTACACCACTTCGATCATGAGGGACAGGAGTTGTCAACCACAACAAGAGCTCCCCCTGCT ATAAACCGGCCATTACCAATGCACAGCTTGCTTGCGAGTGGACAAATACCAACGCGAGTGCGTCTGAATCTCGCGCAACCGCCGCAGCAGCCACAACAATTACTCATGCAGCCGCAACCAACCATACCAACGCAGACGGTGCCACATTTACAGAGCGGCGATAACACTTTATTCCCACTGTCTGATCAGCAACAAGCCGTCACCATCAATACGAACTTTGTGAACGGCCAAATCAATACCGGCTCGCGGTTGGTGTCGCAACAGTTACTGGGACATATCGGACAGCCAAATGCGGCGTTGGCATTGCGACCAAAGACTGTGCAAACTAGCTCAACGACACGCGAATTCAGTACGCTAAATAACCCAGCCAATGTGCAGTTTATAGACGAAACCGAGACACGAATTATTTTCAAGCGCCACgcaaaaaccaacaacaccAATACGTTATTTGGTCAGAAAGTGGTTCGTAAACGAGCCGCAAGTCCGAGGCGGAGACAAGCGTTGGATCAAACaagtaaaaatttacaaaaacggGGTTTGGTATTGCTGGAGGACGGAAGCGTTGTGGATGACCCGTTATTCGGTAATAGTTTCAAGTATGATGGTTTGGCAGATTTTGGTGGGCAACAGTTCAAACAGGATTTAACACAGAAAATGAACATCGAAGATGAGATTCAGGAACACGATCGCGAGCCAGCTGAGGAAGAAGTTAAGGCAGTAATGGCGTTGTGTAGTGCCTGTGACACGGAACCATTCCAAGGTGCTATCGTATTTGCATGGAAAAATGTCAAGGAGCAAATGGATAACACGCTGAAAGGATTAAGTGTGGGTGGATGTGGTAATTTCTGA
- the LOC105230361 gene encoding mucin-5AC produces the protein MNNMKHGFSTLNRWLGKKNKSDKATPNGKLSKSSTNLNSLSVSSTNINETSQLEYNRITPLPAATSNAPFEQTFRITVLLPKDQLYVARLGARVPLSKLLELVCENKLLDASKYEFRNPVDSSQVYSCELTIGAVGLSEIRLCNKSETYGNFNADEIIKLHRTAIIRDSLSSSEFSSRYSKHTTKTTSPYSSSNSLNSMDSTGMNCVRTPVSPPATLTTATTPSIISAPPRKKRAAPRPPSQTAIPEKTVLVTNGETNAKDTNSNIDKLEVLEGSLSHKNHFVSTPNLSTSPEVTTLDSNGHISSLNIDSKRESSLNGYTNLEIEMEQSQVKQKNARNLVGGSVQNLNSAETVQQPIEFPEPSPRKRMIQIKKKTTAPAPPPRGSSYADSDTLSIHSMSSSTPGTPISPLMPISPEPLSANTNLEVHIDPNSNNQQMANEIPTPMFETTSPVPKPLPRITTNAPQNDKDTFMESKVSSPTPTNVSKIILNRTPTPEPRSLSAEPQDSDSYLGVHIGALKNTSDLEHDQESKQMDSGNYLNAHIAAFKNASILEHEDDALSKQADSGIGEPIPSPIPDSLPSESSVNDGKSAFESSSDDDDIIKVYNFKLGKTVVKTQIEPQTLEDFVVLAAEEQVESGDNTSAPATQEATPNFSDSSSWNFTIPISPPPNFADGRFADGFVTEKTPDTPITPKIKERPTLDFKSISQAERSFTEAVGNSNQKPTNTHEMEFKKESLALPSPTTPLNEIVEELSEIIHNKRLDTLIKKPEDEPKIQAAKPTTLSNFSITTITQQIQEKENEDPSEVSELNTENSAPNFNFQQVTNQNQIPSEKLAHIAGQQNVTNLDSPSAQVTYEKVDQSGFGSSRRRSSGELSIGESPSLQSPEVIKTILNSRKNSSASSSDAETKVAEELKRQDEKDVEQKVNIPSLAEPPKNIVNAQKQVDTNITMPQFSVTSNFESTESKEVQKMNLVKTAETPKNKINAKKEEESRVSSPDHTKSKEVPKVYRYSGPPSINFSTWSERPKVQVSIKNEGDYIFGGKNADSQSAAVTTAAIEINTRSHNRNNRVSMPAAAFWAERENAPPPVAPKPITLTERMGIPEKEYHIPMNVKPLRDVTIENVDLNTTTNNITQQRPSPNGQWKSTSITTVLLNGNSELENNKSETVTKPAFTSTLPRSNASRFSMPAVNNVGSVLLRSTSITQLEANKPKLTQSEAVAAPFGQNTLRKTGLKEKILANDTLPKEKAETESNIREQIPKSQRSSLKSSTTTSNGFVGMTNVTTTSETKKVHQKPVQSAKLELKLQNSSSVYLNRTSFNPATNITTTTKTQSDVKSTSLVPPPPPTPPKGVTLSTPNSSPATTPSSTDPRDQLLMAIRNFKRDNLNRI, from the exons ATGAACAACATGAAACATGGATTCTCCACACTCAATCGGTGGTTGGGGAAAAAGAACAAAT CCGACAAGGCAACACCTAATGGCAAACTGTCCAAATCTAGCACAAACCTAAATAGCTTGTCAGTCTCGTCCACGAACATCAACGAAACTAGTCAATTGGAATACAATCGTATCACGCCTTTGCCGGCCGCCACCAGTAATGCGCCCTTTGAACAGACATTCCGCATCACCGTACTTCTGCCGAAGGATCAGCTGTACGTGGCGAGGTTGGGCGCACGAGTACCACTAAGCAAACTATTAGAGTTAGTATGCGAAAACAAGCTACTGGATGCATCAAAATATGAATTTAGAAATCCAG TTGATTCGAGTCAAGTATACAGCTGCGAATTAACTATTGGTGCGGTGGGTCTTTCTGAAATTCGATTATGCAACAAATCCGAAACGTATGGAAATTTTAATGCCGATGAAATTATAAAACTACATCGAACGGCAATCATACGTGACTCTCTCTCTTCATCAGAGTTCAGTAGTCGCTACTCAAAGCACACAACGAAAACGACTAGTCCATACAGCTCAAGCAACTCGCTTAATTCGATGGACTCAACAGGCATGAATTGCGTTCGCACTCCTGTGTCTCCACCTGCAACCctcacaacagcaacaactccATCCATAATATCGGCTCCTCCACGAAAGAAGCGCGCTGCACCACGACCACCGAGTCAAACTGCCATACCAGAGAAGACAGTGCTCGTGACCAATGGTGAAACCAACGCAAAAGATACGAACTCTAATATTGATAAATTAGAGGTGTTAGAAGGTTCTCTGTCGCATAAAAATCACTTCGTATCGACGCCAAATCTCTCTACATCGCCTGAAGTGACCACTCTAGATTCCAATGGACACATAAGCAGTCTGAACATTGATAGCAAACGGGAGTCCAGCTTAAATGGTTATACTAATTTGGAAATTGAAATGGAGCAATCACAGGTCAAACAGAAAAATGCACGAAATCTGGTTGGTGGCAGTGTACAGAATTTAAATAGTGCTGAAACCGTCCAACAACCTATCGAGTTCCCAGAGCCATCACCGCGTAAACGCATGAtacaaattaagaaaaagaCAACAGCGCCTGCACCGCCTCCCAGAGGTAGTTCATATGCAGATTCGGATACTCTTTCAATCCATTCAATGTCTTCATCTACTCCGGGTACACCTATAAGTCCGCTAATGCCCATATCGCCCGAACCTCTTTCGGCAAACACAAATCTTGAAGTACATATAGATCCCAATAGCAATAATCAGCAAATGGCAAATGAAATACCAACACCAATGTTTGAGACAACCTCTCCTGTACCTAAACCCCTTCCAAGAATAACTACCAATGCGCCTCAAAACGACAAAGATACGTTTATGGAAAGCAAAGTTTCCTCTCCTACACCAACGAATGTCTCCAAAATTATATTGAATCGTACACCAACACCGGAGCCCCGATCCCTTTCTGCTGAGCCACAGGATAGCGATAGTTATCTGGGTGTCCATATTGGTGCACTGAAAAATACATCCGATTTAGAACACGATCAAGAGTCTAAGCAAATGGACTCGGGTAACTATTTGAATGCACATATAGCGGCTTTTAAAAATGCATCAATTCTGGAGCACGAGGATGACGCTTTGTCGAAGCAGGCTGATTCAGGTATCGGCGAGCCTATACCGTCTCCGATTCCCGACAGTTTGCCATCAGAGAGTTCAGTAAATGATGGGAAATCGGCATTTGAGTCAAGCTCAGATGACGACGACATTATTAAGGTGTATAATTTCAAGCTTGGAAAAACCGTAGTTAAAACGCAAATAGAACCACAAACTCTGGAAGATTTCGTCGTTTTAGCCGCTGAGGAACAGGTAGAAAGCGGAGATAATACATCAGCACCAGCAACGCAAGAAGCAACACCTAATTTCTCGGATAGTTCGTCTTGGAACTTTACAATTCCAATATCTCCTCCGCCTAATTTTGCTGACGGACGTTTTGCAGATGGTTTTGTAACTGAGAAGACTCCGGATACGCCAATCACCCCCAAGATTAAAGAACGGCCAACGTTGGATTTTAAATCAATTTCCCAAGCAGAGAGATCTTTTACCGAAGCTGTTGGTAATTCAAATCAGAAACCAACGAACACACATGAGATGGAGTTCAAAAAAGAGAGCTTAGCTTTGCCAAGCCCCACAACCCCTTTAAatgaaattgtggaagaacTTTCTGAAATAATTCATAACAAGCGTTTGGACACCCTAATTAAAAAGCCAGAAGATGAACCAAAGATACAGGCTGCTAAGCCAACTACGTTATccaacttcagtatcacaacaATCACACAACAGAttcaagaaaaagaaaatgaggATCCAAGTGAAGTTTCTGAACTAAACACAGAAAATAGTGCGCCGAATTTCAACTTTCAGCAAGTAACCAATCAGAATCAAATCCCTTCAGAGAAGCTCGCTCACATAGCTGGACAACAGAACGTGACCAACTTAGATAGCCCATCAGCACAAGTTACATATGAAAAAGTTGATCAAAGCGGATTTGGCTCCAGTCGTAGACGATCGTCAGGTGAACTTAGTATTGGTGAATCGCCATCCCTTCAAAGTCCTGAAGTCATCAAAACGATTCTAAATTCACGGAAAAATAGCTCGGCTAGTAGTAGTGATGCTGAAACCAAAGTAGCTGAGGAACTTAAAAGGCAAGACGAAAAGGATGTAGAACAGAAAGTAAACATTCCCTCATTAGCGGAGCCACCAAAGAATATAGTTAATGCACAAAAACAAGTAGACACTAATATAACAATGCCACAGTTTAGTGTCACTTCCAATTTCGAGAGCACCGAGTCAAAAGAAGTACAGAAAATGAATTTGGTCAAAACAGCGGAgacaccaaaaaataaaattaatgcaaaaaaggAAGAAGAATCAAGGGTTTCGTCGCCAGATCACACCAAATCCAAAGAGGTGCCTAAAGTATATCGGTACTCCGGACCCCCAAGCATTAATTTTTCTACTTGGAGTGAACGTCCAAAAGTACAAGTATCCATAAAAAATGAAGGTGACTACATTTTCGGAGGTAAGAATGCCGACAGTCAAAGCGCGGCCGTTACAACAGCTGCGATCGAGATTAACACGCGATCTCACAATCGAAATAATAGAGTTTCAATGCCAGCGGCAGCCTTTTGGGCGGAAAGAGAGAACGCACCGCCGCCTGTCGCTCCTAAGCCCATAACACTCACAGAACGTATGGGCATCCCCGAGAAAGAATATCATATACCAATGAATGTTAAACCATTACGCGATGTAACAATTGAAAACGTCGATTTAAATACAACTACTAATAACATAACTCAGCAGAGACCTTCGCCTAATGGCCAATGGAAATCAACAAGTATTACAACTGTTCTGCTAAATGGAAACTCGgaattggaaaataataaaagtgaaacAGTCACCAAGCCAGCATTTACATCGACTTTGCCCCGCAGCAACGCCAGCCGATTTAGTATGCCGGCAGTTAATAATGTCGGTTCAGTGTTGCTCCGTTCAACCTCCATCACCCAATTGGAAGCTAATAAGCCCAAACTCACTCAGTCTGAAGCTGTAGCGGCTCCATTTGGTCAGAACACACTGCGAAAGACTGGGTTAAAAGAGAAAATACTCGCAAACGATACCTTACCAAAAGAAAAGGCGGAAACCGAAAGCAATATTCGAGAGCAAATTCCCAAGTCTCAAAGGTCAAGCCTCAAATCTTCTACTACTACTTCCAATGGTTTCGTAGGTATGACAAATGTAACAACAAcgtcggaaacaaaaaaagtccacCAAAAACCGGTGCAAAGTGCCAAATTAGAACTAAAGCTTCAGAATTCGTCCAGCGTCTATTTAAACAGAACGAGCTTCAATCCAGCAACAAACATCACAACGACAACAAAGACTCAGTCAGACGTAAAATCTACGTCCTTagtaccaccaccaccaccaacgcCTCCTAAAGGTGTAACGCTATCCACACCAAATAGTAGCCCTGCAACTACGCCCAGCAGTACAGATCCCAGAGATCAACTACTGATGGCAATACGCAACTTTAAGCGTGATAATCTAAATCGTATTTGA
- the LOC115066454 gene encoding uncharacterized protein LOC115066454, with protein MFSLRKRVLLLICFLQTLIIRPSYTMENSPDSLEKEMLTDCLMQLNISELLRLQRSLERLPELHEKEDFESNVNNEFNKSTNDSGVCDSSKENNKNSTCVSPQALPLTAEKRGYEHHPWQPEEKPSKLQTLFHITITALAFLSFGGYLLCLIVQAIRSKGTTYFHPAATTAVTNTNGGVKRIKIYRRSRRRVHSTPNEVHAYMAYY; from the exons atgttttctttgCGCAAAAGAGTCTTGTTACTCATATGCTTCCTGCAAACTTTAATAATACGCCCGTCATATACAATGGAGAATTCGCCTGATAGTCTAGAAAAGGAAATGTTGACTGACTGTCTTATGCAACTGAACATATCAGAATTGTTGCGACTTCAGCGTTCATTGGAAAGACTACCGGAACTTCATGAGAAGGAAGATTTTGAATCAAAcgtaaataatgaatttaacaaAAGTACGAACGATTCGGGAGTTTGTGATTCgtctaaagaaaataataaaaatagtactTGTGTGAGTCCACAAGCCTTACCGTTAACCGCCGAAAAACG tggcTACGAACATCATCCTTGGCAACCAGAGGAAAAGCCTTCTAAATTGCAAACTTTATTCCATATCACCATTACGGCGTTGGCCTTTCTCTCCTTTGGCGGATATCTGCTTTGCCTTATTGTGCAAGCTATAAGGAGCAAAG GCACAACCTACTTTCACCCTGCTGCAACTACTGCGGTGACTAACACAAATGGTGGagttaaaagaataaaaatttatcgACGTAGTCGCAGAAGAGTACACTCTACGCCGAATGAAGTGCATGCATACATGGCTTATTATTAG
- the LOC105230360 gene encoding NADH dehydrogenase [ubiquinone] 1 alpha subcomplex subunit 10, mitochondrial: MAAVFRVGIVRLCGRNASPALLNTQAASPMALTQKASIMGKSMRGGPRVPKESPYPYKDKRYTVLNSFFDKTSKRMDENSKVICVEGPIGAGKSKFAKELADELEMCYFPEVNMDLIYINSYGYDMRKLDPQLPELCRSYDVSNFCREPNHPLAAQFQIRMYMLRYSQYIDALQHVLSTGQGVVLDRSCYSDFVFLEAMYKNGYISRGAHSVYYEIRQNTIDELLKPHLVIYLDCPVEAVKQRIKARNIDYEVNSKVFTDTYLKDIETFYKQHFLKDISSHAEILVYDWTAGGETEVVVEDIERIDFGQFEVDHHNKKMKDWRFPLEAEWCEARIKYCNEKSTLMNYFNVPRYDVPELVRDADSSKVWRDVWFNAPGMKYRPGYNEDMGDTGLLTKTTIGLNRPL; the protein is encoded by the exons atGGCCGCTGTTTTCCGTGTGGGCATTGTGCGCCTATGTGGCCGTAATGCTAGCCCTGCATTGCTGAACACGCAAGCAGCTTCCCCAATGGCTTTGACGCAAAAGGCTTCAATCATGGGTAAATCTATGCGTGGTGGTCCACGAGTACCGAAAGAATCCCCATATCCATACAAAGATAAACGGTACACTGTGCTGAATTCGTTTTTCGATAAAACATCAAAACGTATGGATGAGAACTCTAAAGTCATATGTGTTGAAGGGCCGATCGGTGCAGGCAAAAGCAAGTTTGCCAAAGAATTGGCAGATGAATTGGAGATGTGTTATTTCCCAGAAGTCAACATGGACTTGATTTACATCAATTCCTACGGCTACGATATGCGCAAGCTAGACCCTCAATTACCTGAACTCTGTCGTTCTTATGATGTGTCTAACTTTTGCCGTGAACCCAATCATCCTTTGGCTGCCCAGTTCCAAATCCGCATGTACATGTTGAGATATTCACAATATATAGATGCCTTACAACATGTGCTTTCTACCGGCCAAGGCGTAGTTTTGGATCGAAGCTGCTATTCCGACTTTGTGTTCTTGGAAGCAATGTATAAGAATGGTTATATCTCGCGTGGTGCCCACTCGGTATATTATGAAATTCGCCAAAATACCATTGATGAACTACTGAAACCGCATTTGGTTATCTACTTGGACTGCCCTGTCGAAGCTGTTAAG cAACGCATTAAAGCTCGTAATATTGATTACGAAGTTAATTCGAAGGTTTTCACTGATACCTACCTAAAGGATATTGAAAcgttttataaacaacatttccTTAAGGATATAAGTAGCCATGCTGAAATCCTGGTTTACGATTGGACTGCTGGTGGTGAGACCGAAGTTGTGGTTGAAGATATCGAACGAATTGATTTCGGACAGTTTGAAGTTGATcaccacaataaaaaaatgaaggaTTGGCGTTTCCCACTCGAAGCTGAGTGGTGTGAAGCCCGTATCAAGTACTGTAACGAAAAAAGCACTTTGATGAACTATTTTAATGTGCCACGTTACGACGTACCAGAACTGGTGCGAGATGCGGACAGCAGCAAAGTTTGGCGCGATGTGTGGTTCAAC GCACCTGGCATGAAATATCGCCCTGGTTACAATGAAGATATGGGAGACACTGGTTTATTAACCAAAACAACAATTGGCCTCAATCGACCATTATAA